Genomic DNA from Pungitius pungitius chromosome 12, fPunPun2.1, whole genome shotgun sequence:
tatactaactTGTATATGTAATAAATCAGTCAATGCAGCTGTAGGGAATTTGTCGGACTACTTGATTGTTTTTGTGCTTCAGTATTgatatgaaaaacaaacaaaaaaaacatgtaaaatgcatatcagaaactgcacttttattACACATCTTATCACAATAAACTAACACCAGGTCATGATGAGTATAAGAGCACTGGTACTTAAAACTAGTCTCCATTCATAGCACTGAGCTATGTCAAACACTGTCCAGCCCCTACCATCCGGTACAATGTGAAGGCAGTTAAGGACAAGGACAAATAGCAAGAAGATAATTATAACAACCTGGAGCGCAGACCAGAAGTGAAGTTTAAAATAGCTCAGACTAACCACATGTCAGTGTGTTTAAGATTGGAAAAATTAGCTGTGAGAATACCCAGTATTTCCTCGAGGAACAATGGTCTGTTGAAGGCTGAAGGACTCCTTGTACCACCAGTAGGCTCATTCATTTTCCATGATGCGTCGACAGCCAATCAAATATGCTGACATGTGCATAGTGCGTCaccaaggaaaaaaacattaaggtTGCACATTTGATAAGATTCAAAGAAGTTTCTTGCTTCTTACTTGTTGTACCATTTATCACTCTGGATTGTTTTGGTGCGAGTTGCCTGTTTTGCATCTAGATTCCTGGTTTTGTCTGCTTTGTAATTgggttagttgtttttttagaaaatagtTCCACAAAACTGCTCCCAATACGGTCTGTAGATTATCTTGAGAAAACTGGGTTATGATatctgaaagaaaaacattgttttggcCACTTGGAGGCATCAGATTAAGCTGTAGACTCAACATACGATTAAATTATTGAGCCATATAACTAGCCGCCGATGTTAGCGTAGCATTGGCCATCTGCAACCGGGGTCCATCAGCTGTTTCAGATTTCCTTCCTTTCCAGCTGGTTCTGTGGATTCAGGGCTTGTCATAGTTGAATGTTGTGTGATAGGGATACTTGTTAACCACAGAGGTTGGAAGGAgtccatttaaaataaaactatagCTGCATTAGTATAGTACATTATCAAATCATTAACAAGGATTAGCACATCCATGCTATGCTAGCTACTGGTGGGTTATCTACAGATGCTGCTTTTGCTTTCTAAAGATTGTAACAGTGAAGAAAGACCTATCCTGCTGTACAGCAACAGTGTTGTTCTTAATTCATTGTCTTCTGTCTCCATCACCAGCTGACGTGGtagtttttcttgctttttagATTTTACACCTGCAGGAAAATCTTTCAATGGACTGAACAGGAATCAATATCCTGAGGAGCAAttctaaaaacaaaatagaTCGAAGCAACACACCTTAGTTTGACTTTCCGGGGATTGCAGACAGGTAAAGGGGGTACGATCTTCTGGTTACATTTCATTGATGTAGGTATCACCTACATGAATCTAGCTATACCTGGCATTGTAAACCCTCTGAGCTAACCGGCTAACCTGGAGGCTAACGTGGAGGCTAACCTGGAGGCTAACGTGGAGGCTAACCTGGAGTTGTACCTACTCAGTATTGTTGAGATGGGGTTGGAAGGTTGGAAGTCAATATTAGATGAGCATAATGCTGGAGAggtctttctttttatttttgatccAGCCCTCCTCTCTCCAATGGGTTTTTCAACAACAGTCAAACATGTAGGCTACTAGCcagcaaataaatacatgtttattatctTACAATGATTGATAGCCCTATCCACTGTTGGTTTAccagaaatgattttttttttttgtcagaccTTTATCTGCTGAGAAATGTTTCACGGAAACACAGAACCGAagcctctttcctccccccaaGACCCCACAACCGCACTACCGGAACAAAAAGAGTCGTAGGTTAAACGTAGGTGTGCATAAGTGACGATGGGGATCATCGTAGTGCGCGAGGCCGCTCGGGCAACGTCACTTGAGCCACTGCTGAGTTAATGCAGATTGTGGTCCGGCACGGTGTGCAACACAAAACCCTTCGTGAAGACTCACTTATAGCTGCTAATGCTGTGTGGTTTCCCAGTTTTATGGTGAGTCCCTTTGGTGCAAATAAAAACACGCAATTCACATCCCTGCACAAGCAAATGGCATCCATGTGGAGCTGAGACACGGCAGTAAGGACAGACCATCTCAACTATTTCGTCTGCCATATCTTACGTGATTGTGTTTCAAATAAACAATGTAACGCGCTTTTAAATCCAACCTGAATCTGCTCCTCTGGTAGATTTTTCTTGCTGTTGTTACCGAGAGGCGAGAGGAAAGCGATGTAAACGTGAGCGCCTCTGTTGTTGCGTACAAAGACAGAACATTGTTTGCTCTTTGTGTGGTTAGTGATAAATGGTTTGGTTTTGGTGTCTTTTAGAGCACACTTGCTTCCTGCCTCCTAATGCCAACGGGTGCATTAGCGGTGACTTTTTCCAATTAGCCGTCTCAGGTGTTCCGTAGCCCCCGCCTGTCTGCATGTTTGAATGTACATGCAGGTATGAATGAGGTCATTCCAGACTTGTGCGTGTGCTTTTGAAACAGATTATTAAAACAACCCTCTAttgaaatgtatatttcatCAGTATGTAAGCGCAGGGGGTTAAGGCCCTTTGAGGACCATTTTTTTAGACAAACAGCTTGCAGCGGTTAAGCgggaaggaaagggaggaaTTTCCAAGTGCAGCGATACGCATCACTGGGGATGATGGGAATTCGAGGAGCTCCAGATTCCCTTTCATGATTTGACAGTGCAGCCTTTCATGGGCCTTCTAACCATTCTGCTTATCACAAAATGATAATGGGGGTTTTGCTCGCCTAAAAGAGACAGTCCTGCATGTCACAGCGATGCTTGCGAGGGTGGGAGCTGACCACAAAGACGGTGCGGGTTTAGCATTTTAACATCTAACAGCCAACTAACAACCAAAGGGGCAAATATCTTGAGCTGTAACAGATGAGCGCATGCAGGTTCAACTCGTCAATGCAGCCGGATTTTCCTTTGAAGAATGTAACCTGGCATCAATCAGACGTTCACTtatgttgctgtgttttttttagttttggagATGAAGTCATTCTTATTTTCGTGGAAAACAACATCACTGCTAATAAAAAACGATACTTGAAAGGAGTTTTATTTCCCCGCCTGCAGCAGGTTTCAACGCTTTGGGTTCTTGTAGCTGCAGGTTTAATACATAAGACCCCAGCTTCATGATTGGGAGGGGAGGCGGAGTTACAGGTGAGTCAGTGGTGTTTTGAATGGCAGGGAGTAGAGTGGAGCGAGTGTCCACTCCAGGACAAAGCCGGGGTTTTGAACCCACTGAGACACCCAGGGGCCATGTGAGCACAGTGCAGCCCCCCCGGTATAAAACAGCCCGCCGCAGTTGGAGTGACAGAGAACATGCTCCTGCAATGCAGCAGGGAGGCTGCCTGTTCTGAAAGGAGAGGTTCCACATAGACTGGTAACGGGGGGATAACTTCAGGGGAATGAAGAACAGGACGTATCACTTTGGAACAAAGTGAGAAACACAACCTGGAATCGTTGGTTTTTATCTGCTGCAGTTATGAGTGTCTGTCCAGATCAGAGGGATTCTAATCATCTTCATGGATTTCCTATTTCAGAGGTAAGTTGAATATATTTCACAGCAGGGACAGACGGTATGACGGCAGTGTCATAGTGTTTTATTCTGTCAAAATGTCTGCATTTGTTAACTGTTTGAAGAaacttcaaataaaataaatggaacgTTCTCATGTTAATTACAAAAACAGGTTTGCTCTATTAATGCTCTCTTATACTCAATTGTGCTACAGaggtgtttgtaaaatgttcttttttgtaaatgattacatttttttcatgtttgtaaCGAAATATTTACAGGAAGGCACAGAGAGTTAACATATGAGCAAAAGTAGATATATTATCAACAATCaatacaaacaaagaaaaggaaagaatgacGAAATAGATATTCTAACTAAAgaatatacaataataataagatcAATAAAGTggaactaaataaaaataaagtggaactaaataaaatatatagtaaataaatacacaaaaaataaatgaaaccattaatgtacatatatattattttatatatgtatatgtatatatatatatatacatatataaaataataaaaaaatacatattgagcaataggtttgtgtgtgaataaataTTGTATCCTTCCCGGCAGCTGCTGGGGATCGGGATGGGGATCGGCACAGAGGAATGCGTGCAGGAGCAATTGTCAGCAGCATGTGTCAGAACTTGCTCCGACGCTTGGAGCAATGCATTATTTGAAGAGAAAATTCAGGCCCTAAGTACTTAGCCTCCTAGAGGGGTATGAGAACCTGATTTACTGTGAGGAGCCTTGTGTTACATGTGAGCGAGGTCATCGTGGTGTAAAAGAAGGACATAATCATGAGGCTTAATCATGCTGTTGCTCTTTCTTTCCCCAGTGTCTTCTCAACCAGAGGAACCACATCTGGCCCGGGGCCCGGCGGTGATGCTGGCCATGCAGCGCTACAACTGCTCGGGCGTGATcgccccccttcctctcttcaACGGCACCGCCGCGGCGCAGGAGCCGCAGGCCGCGGCCTGCAACGCCACCCGTCCGCCGGGCAACCCCGCGTCCGCCGGCCTCACCATGACCCTGGGCATCCTGTTCAACGTGGTGGCCCTCATCATTCTCGCCAAGGCTTACAACCGCTTCCGGCGGCGCTCCAAGGCCACGTTCCTGCTCTTCGCCAGCTCCCTGGTGGCGACCGATCTGGCCGGGCACGTCATCCTCGGAGCTCTCGTGCTGAGGAGATACTCGGAGGGCACCGGGTCGGCGGCCAACCCCGTCGTTCAGGGCGACAATCCGGACTTGCCTTGTATGTTCCCGGGGGGCTGCATGGTGTTCTTCGGCCTCTGCCCGCTCTTCCTGGGCTGCGGCATGGCCGGCGAGCGCTGCCTGGGCGTCACCAGGCCTTTGCTGCACGCCCGCCTTGTGACCACGGCGCGGACAAAGATGGCGCTGGCCTTGATCTGGCTGCTGGCTCTGTGCGTGGCCATCCTGCCCTTCTTCAACCTGGGCGCCTACACTTACCAAGACCCAGGGACGTGGTGCTTCATCAAGGTGGAGAGCACCAGGACGACGGACCTGGTCTTCGTGATGCTGTTCTCCGGGCTGGCTTTGAGCTCCCTGGCCTCGGCCTTTGTGTGTAACACCATCAGCGGGGTCGCGCTGGTGAGAGCCCGGCTAAAGAAAAGGTCGTGCTCCGGACGGCGCTCCGCCGGCTCCCAGGACACGGAGATGGTGGTCCAGCTGGTTGGCATCATGGTCACCTCCTGCATCTGCTGGAGCCCTCTGCTGGTGAGCGTTGGAGAGAACTTCTACCGCACCCCAAATCGTTTCATCATAAAAATGCCTTTTTACAGCTTAGAAAATCGCAACTCAGTTGTTTTTTAAGAACTCATATAGAAATGCATCCTAAGACCTTGTAGGAATCTATTGTAAAACCATCTAACTGTTCCctaaaatgcaaaacagtgaacaGTTGATTGCTGCTCTTATTCGCATGAGATTTTATACTCTCGCTTTAAGGCTCCACATTAGTTTTCTGCAGCTGAGTGACGGAACTTTTGAAAAGTCGTCCCAAAGGACAAAGCAATCAGGAAACCCCTTTAAACGGCGCAACTGTCGAGGATTCGAATCACCTGGTTGTGTCATGCTTGTGATTAGAGACACAGAGTGGACGGCCCGCTTTgctcaggaaacaggaagtttgGAATTCCCGAATAATTTCAAAGGATTTGACcgactgtttatttttttttaaatacagtcgCTCCAGTCTATCTGGAAGTTTGGGTTTGGTCCACAACAATGAGCACTGGCACATTTCTGTGCGTTAAACCTTTAACCCCaagaagggttttttttcactttgccgtgctaaaacattctaaattgGAGGCAGTTTGGGGGCCACGTTGGATAATAACTGCACCACAAATATTAAGCACAACTATTACATGCCTCAAGAGAAAGAGCGGCGGCCCCTGCAGAaaacatgtcaaagtgtcctttgGCAACGTGCCGAACCCCTAGttactgtgtgagtgtgcgtgggACCGATGGCACCTTGTATGGCAGCCTCTGTCCCCGACTGTGAATGCTAACTTGTGTTGTAACGTGCTCCGTGTGCTTTGTGCGCTGTATAAATGAAGTTCATCTAACGAGGACCAATGACacacattaaaataaacacaaccacCCTGGTTCATTACAGACATTTTATCATTGCTCTGAATATTTGTAGTTTCCCCTCTCTAGGGATGATGTATTGCTACAGTCAGGGCAGGGGGAGGCTTCCGATCACATCTGGCCTGACCCCCAAACCGccccctaaaaaacaaaaaataaacctgtGAAAAGATAACCCCCCCGAGAAACAGCTTAGAGAGATTCTCCCATTCTACCTATAAGGTCAGAAACATCCTTTCTACTGTTTTATTGGCGCTATGTGACATCTACAATTTCAAGTGTCATGGAAATTAATAGATGAGCCTTTCCACTTTTTTCAGATCTTCGCACTGATGTCGGCCATAAGGTCCTACAGTGGCTTCCTGGTCGGGGAGAGAGACACTTACAGCGCTCTGATGGTGACGGGTGTCAGGATGGCGACCTGCAACCAGATCCTGGACCCCTGGGTCTACATCCTGCTGCGGCGCGCCGTCCTCAGGAAGATCTACCGCGTCACCAAAAGACGGGCCAGTTTCAAGGGGAGCACGTTCCGCTCCATTCGCTGGGAGGTCGGCTCCTTCCAGAActcagagaaaaacacaaagatttAAATGGACCTATACAGAGGAAGAAAGGGGACGCGTCACCTGTCACTTTTGACTCCGTCTCTCGTCCAGCAGTCCATCATCTGGATTCAGTGTTCCTAAGAAAAGGAGCTGTCACCCTGGTTTAAGTGTGTTGGGGTCTTAAATGGAACCAGATTTGAAGCATCACCGACCAGCTCGTAGAGTTGTTGTATAAAGCGTGTGCTACGAAAGAATTAAAGGAAGATAACTCTTTATTAATTCTGGTAACAGTAACATGGCTCTCGTGCAGGACATGCGTGCACAGCAGTCCTGCACGAGAGCCAACGTGAATGAAAAGTATTACGTCAGTTGAAGTGTAATGTgttcatgttttattgtttttgtgaagTGAAGACTGTACCTGTAGTTTCAaagcaaagttttttttttttgttctccaacAACAATGCAAAAGTGAATGACTTGTATGAATATTCACACAAGAGAGCCCTAAAAAAGGAATGACTGTGCTGTTACCTCAGCTTAAAGATGTGAAAAACGCTGTGTAGTGCTGTGACATGAttgttattgtgtgtttgtaaatgtgTCTCGGGACTGAAGTGAAAGTGCAAATTCTGATGGAATGTGATATTATTAACAAAAGGGAAGGTttgattgaaaaagaaatgatctGTTCATGTTTCATCTTATTCTATTTCATGATTGATGCCATGGTTTTAAAGCTTTATTGCGATCAAGAAGGGTCAAGAAAAATCACTCTGACGTCCTTGTCTTGTTGTGCACCTTTTAGCTTTTGTCCAGACTGGAAATCAAGAAACTAGTTAGGTGATTCTATCTTAAACAACAACACCTTTAAAGTTCATTGATCTAATGAAGGGCCTTTAAATTACCAGGAACATGACCATTcattgcaccccccccccctttctcaaCGTCATTGGAAGATAAAGGGCTGATGACAACACCAGAACACAAGCCTGAATGAATCACTTTTACATCACATTCATTTGCTCAATGTATTGAAAATTAGCATCAAGGGATCAAAGAAAAAAGTAGATTTGAGAGTGATTTCCATAAACATGGTAATTAGGTTTGAAAGAAATCTGTCTCGATAGAAACATATATAGACTGATTAGAATGGAAGCAAGTGTTGTCTTTGTGGTTATTTTAGCATGCTTCAAAACGAGATTGCCATCACAGAAACAATGTTGCTGTCTTGCAAGTAAAACCTGGACCAGTGGATGGGAATAGTTGGCTGAATTTCCACCTTACATAATATGAAAGCATACAATCCATTTTCTAACCCTGAAAGAAATTACCTCAGCATGTGAGAAACACTTGTGTTTCAGCACCAGCAGCAAGTTTGCACTAAATtttatgtcaaataaaaaagataataaataaatagtcaCTGGGTTTCAGAGAACCTAAAGTTAAGTGGTCACTGTTACTTAAAATGTTCCGGAGGCCATCAATATTGTTAGAGGTCATACTGGAGATTCCACACACTATTAATAACGTCTGCAGGAGAGAATAATAAACACTGTGTGTAAATGAGCAGCAGGTCAGCCAGTTGTTGCAGGAACACACAACTCACTTCAATCCATCTTCACTAGCCACGCCCCTGTTTGTCTGCTCCCGTTTTCCAATTGGCTCCAATTGCTGTCACTAGTGACTCTGGCCAATGAGCATAAGCACTCTTTTTTTACGTCGTGGGCGTTTCCGTCCACACTCCTGGCCGAGACCGGGAGCTAGCGTGCAGCAGCCGTCCATTGGCAGCGACGACACCACGGTGAGCAAGACCGATGTATATCAATGCAGCACCTAACGTGAATGGCATTAGACCCTCGTTGAACTTCACGAGAACCAACGAAGCTTGTTAATTTGTATCCTGCGGGTGTTTATTTAATATGTGCGTCGATGTGGGTTCGTTCGGCTAAGCTAACCTGCTAAGTGCTAACCGAGCATTCAAACGGGTCTCGTCGCCTCGACCATTTTGCTGTCTGATGACAGaccaacatgcaaacacaactcACACTTCAGTCTTTGTGTTTCTTCAAAGTCACTCAGGTGACCGGTGGGAGATTGTTGCGTGTGTTGCGGCTCGGGAAGCATTTAATAATTTGATAattgggctttgtgtgtgtgtgtgggggggggggggttgttagctagctagctagctagctgcgaCGGCCAGCCAAGCTCTGCAATGAATTAAAATGGCGTCTGTTGTTAAATTCCCCCCGATGGAGCTGTGGGGTCTGAGACCCTTCACCTCTGGGCCACTGCTCCACAACACGCCCCTCGGTCTGCAGTAAAGTAGGCCGTCCATGTGGGTTTAACCGGTGCGCCGCTGGCCTGTTGGTCTTCGTGTCACACGTTAGCAACTTGTTGACTTGAACACACTACGAAATACGAGCAATGTTCTTCCTCGTTATTGTTTTACCTTTTAACCACAGCTGGACACTGACGCAAATCACCCGTCTAAGGCCGCTGGAATGTGCGTGCGCGGATGAATACACGCGATGTCCTTTCGGTTTACTTTATCAAACGGTTTCTCGTCTCATCAtcaccgttgttgttgttgttgctgcaccaCAGATGAAGAGTCATCGATGACCTCCACTCGGAGATCCACCCGTCAGTGTGTCGTGTCTGTGTAACTAGTTTAGTTTTAACTAACGTTTTAACATCACGAGTTTACCTGCGAGAAATGCATGGATTATGTCCACACCGTGTTCAAGGGAAGTTGCCTTTGtgtgatttattaaaagttagTGCATTTCTGCCCGGGAAAGTGTGGTTTCATTTAATCCCGCTGGCATCCGCTGCCATTTCAACAACCCTCTGTTACTGCAGCGAGTATCGACTGGATGGCACCAGTATTCAAGAGCAGGTTGTTCAGTGTTAAAAGCCTTTGCTACAGAAATGTCTTTGTCCTTAGTGGATTTATCTTATCTGTCGTTGGCTGTGgattttccctcctctcctttttaaaatcaagtgGATGTTTTCCTCCCTGTATAGGCGGCCTGCGACGTTGTCATCTTCTGTTTCTTATTTTTCATCCCTGTGCTTCACTGGACAAGGGAGCCGCTCCGCTCTCTAAAACAACGATGGTAAGGACTTCATTCAAGCATCTCTgtattagtgttttttttttgtctgtctgaTCATGGGCCGGCAGCAGCCAAAGCAAAGGACACACCGGCCTCCATGCGGGATCCCACTGGTGGCGAGACTCTAATTAGAGTCACACGGCTGGTGCTGGCGGCTCGTCTGCCCGGGGCTTTAGGAACACATGCTCCAATAGCTTCCACATCACCGCGCTACTCTAAGTTGGCTTTGGCTGcccgtgtgtgtgcacgcggcTTGTGTAATCACTGCTGTTAGAAGCTTTTCCCAAACGGGAGACCTCGTTgcgctttttgtttttattagtcAAAGTCAAGAGGCTGACAGAGGAGGCGTTTTGCTGCTCGGCCGTTAGCTTGTCTCATGAAACAGGTTGATTGAATAACGTTTTCCAAACTGGAACATGGACCCAAGTTGAGCTGGTTCAGTTGTTTGTTTACCAGTTATCCATGTAACTCAATATTCTTCCCTTGTGTATAAACAAGTATCCGTTGTGTGTAAATACTCTggtttgtttatatatttgtttctgctatcgtttcccccccccccccatcattagTAATGATCTTGTGTCTTTTCTCCAGCCCCCTCCAATGCGGCACCGCTCCATGCGCGTCTTCATGAACGATGACCGCCACGTCATGGCCAAACACGCTGTCATCTACCCAACTcaagaggagctggagaacgTACAGAACATGGTGTCGCACACGGAGCGGGCCCTCAAGGCTGTCTCCGACTGGCTAGATAAACATGAGAAGGTGGCCCCCAAGCCTGACTCTGATAGCGCAGACACCGATAAAGAAAGGTGAGGGCTGCCGATCGTCATGTTCGACCGGTAGGAAAACCAGTTCCTCTTCCTCTACTCACCTTTTTTAATCTTCCTTGTGTTTCTCCTATGTATCCGCTGCGTTTATTTGGTAGTGAGTCCAGAGATCAGGCGACCCGCTCTCTGCGGGGCGTAATGAGGGTGGGCCTGGTTGCCAAGGGCCTGCTCCTAAAGGGCgacctggacctggagctgGTGCTCCTCTGTAAGGAGAAGCCGAACAACAATCTGCTGAAGAGAGTGTCTGAAAACCTTCTGACACAGCTCAAGGTG
This window encodes:
- the LOC119219855 gene encoding prostaglandin E2 receptor EP1 subtype-like — its product is MLAMQRYNCSGVIAPLPLFNGTAAAQEPQAAACNATRPPGNPASAGLTMTLGILFNVVALIILAKAYNRFRRRSKATFLLFASSLVATDLAGHVILGALVLRRYSEGTGSAANPVVQGDNPDLPCMFPGGCMVFFGLCPLFLGCGMAGERCLGVTRPLLHARLVTTARTKMALALIWLLALCVAILPFFNLGAYTYQDPGTWCFIKVESTRTTDLVFVMLFSGLALSSLASAFVCNTISGVALVRARLKKRSCSGRRSAGSQDTEMVVQLVGIMVTSCICWSPLLIFALMSAIRSYSGFLVGERDTYSALMVTGVRMATCNQILDPWVYILLRRAVLRKIYRVTKRRASFKGSTFRSIRWEVGSFQNSEKNTKI